Proteins found in one Pseudobdellovibrionaceae bacterium genomic segment:
- a CDS encoding EVE domain-containing protein, whose amino-acid sequence MAYWLMKSEPEVYSIENLKKDKKSLWEGVRNYQARNFMTQAMKPGDLVLFYHSNAEPPGVAGLAKVAGPAVPDPTQFDKKSEYFDAKSTRENPRWNCVPVEFVEKFPDVLPLETLRGTKSLAKMALLQRGQRLSVQPVTAAEFETVLKMARG is encoded by the coding sequence ATGGCCTATTGGCTGATGAAATCGGAACCGGAGGTCTACTCGATCGAGAACCTCAAAAAAGACAAGAAAAGCCTCTGGGAGGGTGTGCGTAATTATCAGGCACGCAACTTCATGACCCAGGCCATGAAACCCGGTGATCTTGTGCTGTTTTATCACTCGAACGCCGAGCCCCCCGGCGTCGCGGGCCTCGCCAAAGTCGCCGGCCCCGCCGTTCCCGACCCCACTCAGTTCGACAAAAAGTCGGAGTACTTCGACGCGAAATCCACCCGCGAAAATCCCCGCTGGAACTGCGTCCCCGTGGAATTCGTCGAGAAGTTCCCGGACGTTTTGCCGCTCGAAACTCTGCGCGGGACGAAGTCCCTGGCGAAGATGGCGCTTCTGCAACGCGGACAGCGTTTGTCGGTGCAGCCCGTGACCGCCGCGGAATTCGAGACCGTCCTGAAGATGGCCCGCGGATGA
- a CDS encoding SDR family NAD(P)-dependent oxidoreductase has protein sequence MEKGTVFISGATAGIGAATARKLAMAGYALILTGRREERLQQIANELAEQTEVRVAALDVQDAQAIRALFDAHPEWLGETTVLVNNAGLAAGTDKMQDADPADWDRMIDTNISGLLHLTRHFLPSMIAKREGHIVNLGSVAGRQVYPGGGVYCATKFAVRALTEGLRMDLAGTGVRVTNISPGMVETEFSEVRMGNAVKAKAVYQGMTPLSAEDIADAIYWAIERPKHVNIQELVIYPTDQAGIGLVSRST, from the coding sequence ATGGAAAAAGGCACGGTCTTTATCTCGGGGGCGACGGCAGGCATTGGTGCCGCGACCGCCCGCAAACTCGCGATGGCGGGTTACGCGCTGATTTTGACCGGTCGTCGCGAAGAGCGTTTGCAACAGATCGCGAACGAACTCGCGGAACAAACCGAAGTCCGCGTCGCCGCGCTGGACGTTCAAGACGCTCAAGCGATCCGCGCGCTCTTCGACGCGCATCCCGAGTGGTTGGGCGAAACGACGGTCCTCGTGAACAACGCGGGCCTCGCGGCGGGCACGGATAAAATGCAAGACGCCGATCCCGCGGACTGGGACCGGATGATCGACACGAACATCTCGGGGCTTCTGCATCTGACCCGGCACTTTCTGCCGTCGATGATCGCGAAGCGCGAAGGCCACATCGTGAACCTGGGCTCGGTGGCGGGCCGTCAGGTGTATCCGGGCGGCGGCGTTTACTGCGCGACGAAGTTCGCCGTGCGCGCGTTGACCGAAGGTCTGCGCATGGATCTGGCGGGCACGGGCGTGCGCGTGACGAACATCTCGCCCGGCATGGTCGAGACCGAGTTCTCGGAAGTGCGCATGGGGAACGCGGTGAAAGCGAAAGCGGTTTACCAGGGCATGACGCCGCTTTCGGCCGAGGACATCGCCGACGCCATCTACTGGGCGATCGAACGGCCGAAGCATGTGAACATTCAAGAGCTGGTGATTTATCCCACCGATCAAGCGGGCATTGGCCTCGTCAGCAGGAGTACATAA
- the fumC gene encoding class II fumarate hydratase: MEFRTEKDTMGDVQVPADKFWGAQTQRSLGNFKIGGDRFPREMIKALGTLKKCAALTNSKLGLLDPKKTDLIVKAADEVISGKLDAHFPLVVWQTGSGTQTNMNANEVIANRAMDMMGVKLPSKEVHPNDDVNKGQSSNDTFPTAMHIAVADQIHSRLIPMVTKLQKAIAAKQQEFDGVVKIGRTHLMDATPLTLGQEFSGYATQLSHGLKRIQNTLPHLHELAIGGTAVGTGLNTHPKFAVEVAAAIAKETGLPFTSAENKFEALATHDALVEVSGALKTLAVSLMKIANDIRLLGSGPRSGIGELNLPENEPGSSIMPGKVNPTQSEAMTMVCAQVMGNDVAVAVGGSNGHFELNVFKPVIVFNVLNSVRLLADACESFCDNCVVGITANTKNIKDHLEKSLMLVTALNPYIGYDKAAQIAKTAHKNGTTLKEEAVKFGYLTAEQFDQYVRPDEMIGPLADGK; the protein is encoded by the coding sequence ATGGAATTTCGGACCGAAAAAGACACGATGGGGGACGTTCAAGTTCCCGCCGACAAATTCTGGGGCGCGCAGACGCAGCGCTCGCTCGGTAATTTCAAAATCGGCGGCGATCGTTTCCCGCGCGAGATGATCAAGGCGCTCGGCACGTTGAAGAAGTGCGCGGCTTTGACGAACTCGAAGCTGGGACTGCTTGATCCCAAGAAAACCGATCTGATCGTGAAGGCGGCGGACGAGGTCATCAGCGGCAAACTCGACGCGCACTTTCCCCTCGTCGTCTGGCAGACCGGTTCGGGCACGCAGACGAATATGAACGCCAACGAGGTCATCGCGAACCGCGCGATGGACATGATGGGCGTAAAGCTCCCTTCGAAAGAAGTCCACCCCAACGACGACGTGAATAAGGGCCAGTCGTCGAACGACACCTTCCCCACGGCGATGCACATCGCGGTCGCGGACCAAATCCATTCGCGTTTGATCCCCATGGTGACGAAGCTGCAAAAAGCGATCGCCGCGAAACAACAAGAGTTCGACGGCGTGGTCAAGATCGGCCGCACGCACTTGATGGACGCGACTCCGCTGACGCTCGGCCAAGAGTTCTCGGGCTACGCGACGCAACTGTCGCACGGTCTGAAGCGCATCCAGAACACGCTTCCGCATCTGCATGAGCTCGCCATCGGCGGCACGGCGGTGGGCACGGGACTGAATACCCATCCGAAGTTCGCCGTGGAAGTCGCGGCGGCCATCGCGAAAGAGACCGGCCTGCCCTTCACCTCGGCCGAGAATAAATTCGAAGCCTTGGCGACCCACGATGCGTTGGTCGAAGTCAGCGGTGCGCTCAAAACGCTCGCGGTTTCTTTGATGAAGATCGCGAACGACATCCGTCTGCTGGGGAGCGGTCCGCGCTCGGGCATCGGTGAATTGAACCTTCCCGAAAACGAGCCCGGCTCGTCGATCATGCCCGGTAAAGTGAACCCCACGCAGTCCGAAGCGATGACCATGGTCTGCGCCCAGGTCATGGGGAACGACGTCGCGGTCGCGGTGGGCGGTTCCAACGGACACTTCGAGCTGAACGTCTTCAAGCCCGTGATCGTCTTCAACGTTTTGAACAGCGTTCGTCTTTTGGCCGACGCCTGCGAGTCCTTCTGCGACAACTGCGTGGTCGGCATCACCGCGAACACGAAAAACATCAAAGACCACCTCGAAAAGTCGTTGATGCTCGTGACCGCGCTGAACCCGTACATCGGCTACGACAAAGCGGCGCAGATCGCGAAGACCGCGCACAAAAACGGCACGACCTTGAAAGAAGAAGCGGTGAAGTTCGGCTACCTGACCGCCGAGCAATTCGACCAATACGTCCGTCCCGATGAGATGATCGGGCCCCTTGCGGACGGGAAGTGA
- a CDS encoding UvrD-helicase domain-containing protein has product MSDFRTGLNPEQVKAVEHRDGPLLILAGAGSGKTTVLVNRAGYLIASGVPAKDLTVLTFTNKAARELKHRVGVKLGKVAKGIWAGTFHSFGLQILRQYHVKAGLPERFGIIDQTDSQAVLKDLMKTLTVAGRDKFDMDKLLTLVNDLRLFGKFKSVVESEYQVVAEALLPKYLKRLNHLGAVDFEGLLLEPLELLKKHPDIQEKVRAKIGYLMVDEFQDTNATQMKLIDAVLGEHRNLCVVGDDDQSIYGFRGAEVSNILNFPKRYAPAEVIRLERNYRSSGQILNLANAVIAKNSNRHGKVLRSEARGKGSQIPELFRYESEEIEAETVARELRKLISEGRKPRDLAVLYRSNSQAAAVEAILRQEQVPYSVSGGTSIFDRKEIKDVLAYLRAALFGTDLSVRRILNTPSRGIGETSFDRLDEYAKEKKVPFMRALQFWQEAGVNENTGAAIDGFVQMLHEMPDAILTETPAESLLQFLDQIGYRKAVYDSSTEASSGEKKWNLIGIFARIMERRLLKDGISRGGLSEFIDQMELRDDGSDSDADEVSLMTFHASKGLEFPVVYLIGVEEDLLPHRTLGQDVDEERRLFYVGITRAQEKLILSYCQARRRYGAPRPVSPSRFLLEIDQKLFEKFEDGVRPWTEGEHEKRIADFLNSLTANRAPKPTP; this is encoded by the coding sequence ATGTCTGATTTTCGGACGGGCCTTAATCCCGAGCAGGTGAAAGCCGTTGAGCACCGGGATGGGCCCCTTCTTATTTTAGCGGGCGCGGGTTCGGGTAAGACCACCGTGCTCGTGAACCGTGCGGGTTATCTGATCGCTTCGGGCGTGCCCGCGAAGGATCTGACCGTCCTGACGTTCACGAACAAAGCCGCGCGCGAACTCAAACATCGTGTGGGCGTGAAACTGGGTAAGGTCGCGAAAGGCATCTGGGCCGGGACCTTCCACAGTTTCGGGCTCCAGATTCTACGCCAGTATCACGTCAAAGCGGGACTGCCCGAGCGTTTCGGAATCATCGACCAGACCGATTCGCAGGCCGTTCTCAAAGACCTGATGAAAACGCTGACCGTCGCCGGTCGCGACAAGTTCGACATGGATAAGCTGCTGACGCTGGTGAACGATTTGCGTCTGTTCGGCAAATTCAAGTCCGTGGTCGAAAGTGAATATCAAGTCGTCGCCGAGGCGCTGCTCCCGAAGTACCTCAAACGTCTGAACCATCTGGGCGCGGTCGACTTCGAGGGGCTTTTGCTGGAGCCGCTCGAGCTTCTGAAAAAGCATCCCGACATCCAAGAGAAGGTCCGCGCGAAGATCGGTTATCTGATGGTCGACGAGTTCCAAGACACGAACGCGACGCAGATGAAGTTGATCGACGCCGTCCTCGGCGAACACCGCAATTTGTGCGTCGTCGGGGACGACGATCAATCGATCTACGGGTTTCGCGGTGCCGAGGTCTCGAACATCCTGAACTTCCCCAAGCGCTACGCGCCCGCCGAGGTCATCCGGCTCGAGCGGAACTATCGCTCTTCGGGACAGATCCTGAATCTGGCGAACGCGGTCATCGCGAAGAACTCCAACCGTCACGGAAAGGTTCTGCGCTCCGAGGCCCGCGGTAAAGGCTCGCAAATTCCCGAGCTCTTCCGTTACGAATCCGAAGAGATCGAAGCCGAAACGGTCGCGCGCGAATTGCGCAAGCTGATCAGCGAAGGTCGCAAGCCGCGGGATCTGGCGGTACTTTACCGCTCGAACTCCCAGGCCGCTGCGGTCGAAGCGATCCTGCGCCAAGAGCAGGTCCCCTATTCGGTTTCGGGTGGAACCTCCATCTTCGACCGGAAAGAGATCAAAGACGTGCTCGCGTACCTGCGGGCGGCGCTGTTCGGCACGGATCTTTCGGTCCGGCGTATTCTGAACACCCCTTCGCGCGGAATCGGCGAGACCAGCTTCGACCGCTTGGACGAGTACGCGAAAGAAAAGAAAGTCCCTTTCATGCGCGCCTTGCAGTTCTGGCAAGAGGCGGGCGTGAACGAAAACACGGGCGCGGCGATCGACGGCTTCGTGCAGATGTTGCACGAGATGCCGGACGCGATCTTGACCGAGACGCCCGCCGAATCGCTGTTGCAGTTTCTGGATCAGATCGGTTACCGCAAAGCCGTCTACGACAGCTCGACCGAAGCCTCTTCCGGCGAAAAGAAATGGAATCTGATCGGCATCTTCGCGCGCATCATGGAGCGCCGTCTATTGAAGGACGGCATCTCGCGCGGGGGATTATCCGAATTCATCGACCAGATGGAGTTGCGGGACGACGGTTCGGATTCGGACGCGGATGAAGTGTCGTTGATGACATTCCATGCTTCGAAGGGTCTGGAATTCCCGGTCGTCTATTTGATCGGGGTCGAAGAAGATCTGCTCCCGCACCGTACGCTCGGCCAAGACGTCGACGAGGAGCGCCGCCTCTTCTACGTCGGGATCACGCGCGCGCAAGAAAAGCTGATTCTGAGCTATTGCCAAGCCCGCCGTCGTTACGGCGCGCCCCGGCCGGTCTCGCCCTCGCGTTTTCTGCTCGAGATCGATCAAAAACTTTTCGAAAAGTTCGAAGACGGCGTTCGCCCCTGGACCGAGGGCGAACACGAAAAACGCATCGCGGATTTCCTGAATTCACTGACCGCGAACCGCGCGCCGAAGCCGACGCCTTAA
- a CDS encoding collagen-like protein translates to MSFRAFANERGSSLVQVLMVLVVSAVTNLALMNLLSDQGRQHRDIYVKTSALAIRQNLMGVMSNHAAWAKTRGKSAFMTCRGAKDDSPYCWGQPYRKSPGDNRGPASVSGGVAEKTIVPAAVSLNLYDARGELVHSNDPDAGYTATGEPCTGFKDSGNDDCPLKFDVEWRAVCNSVTCSATDFSAPEFVTIRARYAPKSRELETAFNPLNYGLVEQNRLLFAAQASPALDCAMKSRIFVGPGRQVNGLTADGQGCIAYEAFYGPRGERGTKGDRGFTGATGPQGPQGPAGASAVCP, encoded by the coding sequence ATGTCGTTTCGCGCTTTCGCCAATGAGCGGGGGTCCAGCCTCGTTCAGGTTCTGATGGTTTTGGTCGTCTCGGCCGTCACGAATTTGGCTTTGATGAACCTCTTGTCCGATCAAGGACGTCAACACCGGGACATTTACGTTAAAACCTCGGCCCTCGCGATCCGTCAGAATCTGATGGGCGTGATGAGCAATCACGCGGCGTGGGCGAAAACGCGCGGCAAGTCCGCGTTCATGACCTGCCGTGGGGCGAAAGACGATTCGCCTTATTGCTGGGGTCAGCCCTACCGCAAAAGTCCGGGCGACAATCGCGGCCCCGCGAGCGTCTCGGGCGGCGTCGCGGAAAAAACGATCGTACCGGCCGCGGTCTCGCTGAACCTGTACGACGCGCGTGGCGAGCTTGTGCACTCCAATGATCCGGATGCGGGTTACACGGCGACGGGCGAGCCTTGCACCGGTTTCAAGGATAGCGGCAACGACGACTGTCCGTTGAAATTCGATGTGGAGTGGCGTGCGGTCTGCAACAGCGTCACGTGCAGCGCCACCGATTTTTCCGCGCCGGAGTTCGTGACGATCCGCGCACGCTACGCGCCGAAGTCCCGCGAACTCGAGACCGCCTTCAATCCTTTGAATTACGGATTGGTCGAGCAGAATCGACTGCTCTTCGCGGCGCAGGCGTCACCGGCGCTCGACTGCGCGATGAAGTCGCGCATCTTCGTGGGGCCGGGCCGCCAAGTGAACGGTCTGACCGCGGACGGACAAGGTTGCATCGCCTACGAAGCCTTCTACGGTCCGCGCGGTGAGCGCGGCACGAAAGGCGATCGTGGATTCACGGGCGCGACGGGACCTCAAGGACCGCAAGGTCCGGCGGGCGCATCGGCGGTGTGCCCATGA
- a CDS encoding collagen-like protein → MRNPFREQRGFSMTEILVASAALSVTLIFSARMIAVNQHHLQVNMAAFNIDGLRTMALGALTEQHSWNLTIAGNSDMACAQSSSISCPAQITHGDGMLIDLYGPDGRRIIDKRRFAGFTTSGTACDEFDENGNDRCPLRMEVRWRLECDGSPCRYPNEVVTVVFRYAPKSTDPLIGNVARFNIVNFNRRGMSHEVSPVVACAAMNQTFVGFGKSVTNGEGFITAANSMGCVSSAAFKGRTGFRGLLGETGLTGARGPAGARGPAGHAYPAGTSLSSITSGSGSGSSSGAGGAGGAGGAGGGVAGGTGVTAGTGGPVIPEGTDPNVVCSSYPQVCQWYLQYLNRYPEPSGAAYWASSLANGVSPDVIEDYFRLVASGGDRVVEGFDAVGAWNDIAAKKNLPTGFNGEFCTNSVECSSLSAEAHAEYAKVMDAYCSANPSKCYIVYGVGNSETRRMAGE, encoded by the coding sequence ATGAGAAATCCGTTTCGCGAGCAGCGCGGTTTTTCGATGACCGAGATTCTGGTCGCCTCGGCGGCGCTCAGCGTGACGCTGATTTTCAGCGCGCGGATGATCGCGGTGAATCAACATCATCTGCAAGTGAACATGGCCGCCTTCAACATCGACGGTCTGCGCACGATGGCGCTCGGCGCGCTGACCGAGCAGCACTCTTGGAACCTGACCATCGCGGGCAATTCCGACATGGCCTGCGCGCAAAGCAGCTCCATCTCGTGTCCGGCGCAGATCACCCATGGTGACGGGATGCTGATCGATCTTTACGGACCCGACGGTCGGCGGATCATCGACAAGCGCCGCTTCGCCGGGTTCACCACCAGTGGCACCGCCTGTGACGAGTTCGATGAAAACGGCAACGACCGCTGTCCCTTACGTATGGAAGTGCGCTGGCGTCTGGAGTGCGACGGTAGTCCTTGTCGTTATCCGAATGAAGTCGTGACGGTCGTTTTCCGTTACGCGCCCAAGTCGACGGACCCGTTGATCGGCAACGTCGCGCGTTTCAATATCGTGAACTTCAACCGTCGCGGGATGTCCCACGAGGTCTCGCCGGTCGTGGCCTGCGCGGCGATGAATCAAACCTTCGTCGGTTTCGGCAAGTCCGTGACCAATGGGGAGGGCTTCATCACGGCGGCGAATTCCATGGGCTGCGTTTCGTCGGCGGCCTTTAAGGGCCGCACCGGTTTTCGCGGACTGCTGGGCGAAACGGGACTGACCGGCGCGCGCGGTCCGGCGGGCGCACGCGGTCCCGCGGGGCATGCGTATCCCGCCGGGACGAGTTTGAGCTCCATCACGTCGGGTTCGGGCTCGGGCTCGAGTTCCGGCGCCGGCGGAGCCGGAGGCGCGGGTGGGGCGGGCGGCGGCGTCGCGGGCGGCACGGGGGTCACTGCGGGCACGGGAGGACCGGTCATTCCGGAAGGGACCGATCCCAATGTCGTGTGCAGCTCATATCCCCAAGTGTGTCAGTGGTATCTGCAATATCTGAATCGTTACCCCGAACCTTCGGGCGCGGCCTACTGGGCGTCCTCCTTGGCGAACGGGGTGTCGCCCGACGTGATCGAAGATTACTTCCGGTTGGTGGCCTCGGGCGGTGATCGGGTCGTCGAGGGCTTCGACGCCGTCGGGGCGTGGAACGACATCGCGGCGAAGAAAAACCTGCCCACGGGATTCAACGGCGAATTCTGCACGAACTCGGTCGAGTGCTCGAGCCTGAGTGCCGAAGCCCACGCCGAATACGCGAAGGTCATGGACGCCTACTGCTCGGCGAATCCTTCGAAGTGTTACATCGTCTACGGCGTCGGCAACTCCGAAACCCGGCGCATGGCGGGCGAGTAG
- a CDS encoding outer membrane beta-barrel domain-containing protein → MKKETTKTAKKTVRAKKATSAVKKTRTLRKKKATRAQALKSDLQASLKSAQAKIQSSFSNTLPAAKEKIQSLRELVGEIEISKSKLESMMDLQALKKQITSAKKSLKSAQKKMTSRKALSIIGLSMLLIGGLLAGRSAMAQGNSNSLNTLGDQSQIMQKARPSIPANTYRVVQKRVIERDFRSELGISVGTVASGGDSYYETSNLGLQYDFHLNTRFSVGLRYQMNFNKLTPEGKRVYDRAEQMAAANNNNYVVPDLDQPLSTALATVSFYPVYGKVSWFESTVSYFDFYVMAGGGQTQLKNGTSPLLTGGLGMGMWWNQHLTSRFEARYQTYEDQIFTGKRRIEGAVATFTMGLLL, encoded by the coding sequence ATGAAAAAAGAGACGACCAAAACCGCGAAGAAAACAGTCCGGGCGAAGAAAGCCACTTCGGCGGTGAAGAAGACAAGAACCTTGCGCAAGAAAAAAGCGACTCGCGCCCAAGCGCTGAAGTCCGATCTGCAAGCTTCGTTGAAGAGCGCGCAAGCGAAGATTCAATCTTCCTTCTCGAACACCCTGCCCGCCGCGAAAGAGAAAATCCAATCGCTGCGTGAGCTCGTCGGTGAAATCGAGATCTCGAAATCGAAACTTGAGTCGATGATGGACCTGCAGGCCCTGAAGAAGCAGATCACGTCGGCGAAGAAAAGCCTGAAGTCCGCCCAAAAGAAAATGACGTCGCGCAAAGCCCTGTCGATCATCGGTTTGTCGATGCTCCTCATCGGCGGACTGCTGGCGGGCCGTAGCGCGATGGCGCAAGGCAACTCCAATTCGCTGAACACTTTGGGCGATCAATCGCAGATCATGCAGAAGGCCCGTCCTTCCATTCCCGCGAACACTTACCGCGTCGTGCAAAAGCGCGTGATCGAGCGCGACTTCCGCTCGGAGCTCGGGATTTCGGTGGGCACGGTCGCTTCGGGTGGTGATTCGTACTACGAGACCTCGAACTTGGGTCTGCAGTACGACTTCCACTTGAATACCCGCTTCTCGGTAGGTCTGCGCTACCAGATGAACTTCAACAAACTCACGCCCGAAGGCAAGCGCGTCTATGACCGCGCCGAGCAGATGGCGGCGGCGAACAACAATAACTACGTCGTTCCCGATCTCGATCAGCCCCTTTCGACGGCGCTGGCGACCGTTTCGTTCTACCCGGTTTACGGGAAAGTCAGCTGGTTCGAGTCGACCGTTTCGTACTTTGACTTCTACGTCATGGCGGGCGGCGGACAGACGCAGTTGAAAAACGGAACGTCGCCGCTTTTGACCGGCGGTCTGGGCATGGGGATGTGGTGGAACCAACACCTGACCAGCCGTTTCGAAGCCCGTTACCAAACTTACGAAGATCAAATCTTCACCGGTAAACGCCGGATCGAAGGTGCGGTCGCGACCTTTACCATGGGACTCCTGTTATGA
- a CDS encoding TonB family protein: MVNVVLKDSGSRIVRSYRLGDENQHELVMMKDTGRLELVKSSTVLKQEGLEFDLIDKVSIKSLHANPVKVGHLTLAISNTNDRSVVTPDLSEENDDERLLYFTKASGLGHFSALFMIFVIGFAVQKWFTPVPEEKPVEVVILPPQELPKTQPKQQERPTVKMAEEIKPVRKAVVRKVVQPKPVVKRLVVKNNRPAVTQGLKKAPRAEIGTLKTLAKIGGIGADTRGRNAGTGFGSGSGAFGNKNGNGGGLGSGVNGGIKNALSGKGLVGGLSGEGSRAYGAQGYGSDNYGGGRLGHGGGSVGSKVGNLMVPDFNEGEVNGGLTREQVEAVVRRNSGQLAFCYEKALQAQKDLRGRLTLEWVVAASGGVSRVSVASSSLRSKSVENCVVASVKKWKFPRPVGGVNVDVSYPFDFGRLNLMAKGG, translated from the coding sequence ATGGTAAATGTCGTACTGAAAGACTCGGGCTCGCGGATTGTCCGCTCGTACCGCCTGGGTGACGAAAATCAACACGAACTCGTGATGATGAAAGACACCGGCCGTTTAGAGCTGGTGAAGTCGTCGACCGTCCTGAAGCAAGAAGGTCTGGAGTTCGATCTGATCGACAAAGTCTCGATCAAGTCGCTGCACGCGAATCCCGTGAAGGTCGGTCACTTGACCCTCGCGATTTCGAACACCAACGACCGCAGCGTCGTGACCCCCGATTTGTCGGAGGAAAACGACGACGAACGTCTGTTGTACTTCACCAAGGCTTCGGGCCTCGGTCACTTCTCGGCCCTGTTCATGATCTTCGTGATCGGTTTCGCGGTCCAGAAATGGTTCACGCCCGTTCCCGAAGAAAAGCCGGTCGAAGTCGTGATCCTGCCCCCGCAAGAGCTGCCCAAAACTCAGCCCAAGCAACAGGAACGTCCGACCGTGAAGATGGCCGAAGAAATCAAGCCGGTGCGGAAAGCCGTCGTCCGTAAGGTCGTCCAGCCCAAGCCCGTCGTGAAACGCCTGGTGGTGAAGAACAACCGCCCCGCCGTCACGCAAGGTTTGAAGAAGGCTCCCCGTGCCGAGATCGGCACGCTGAAGACCCTGGCGAAAATCGGCGGCATCGGCGCGGACACCCGCGGTCGTAACGCCGGTACCGGTTTCGGTTCGGGCTCGGGCGCGTTCGGTAACAAGAACGGCAATGGCGGCGGACTGGGTTCGGGCGTCAATGGCGGAATCAAAAACGCGCTCTCGGGCAAGGGCCTGGTCGGAGGTCTTTCGGGTGAAGGCTCGCGCGCTTACGGCGCTCAGGGCTACGGCTCGGATAACTACGGCGGCGGTCGCCTCGGACACGGTGGCGGTTCGGTGGGCTCGAAGGTCGGTAACCTGATGGTGCCCGACTTCAACGAAGGCGAAGTGAATGGCGGTTTGACCCGTGAACAGGTCGAAGCCGTGGTTCGCCGCAACTCGGGCCAACTGGCGTTCTGTTACGAAAAAGCACTGCAAGCGCAGAAAGACCTGCGCGGTCGCCTGACCCTGGAATGGGTGGTCGCCGCATCGGGTGGCGTCAGCCGCGTCTCGGTCGCAAGCTCGTCTTTGCGTTCGAAGTCGGTCGAGAACTGCGTCGTCGCTTCGGTGAAAAAGTGGAAGTTCCCCCGTCCCGTGGGCGGCGTGAACGTCGATGTTTCTTATCCGTTTGATTTCGGTCGTTTGAATCTGATGGCGAAAGGTGGCTGA
- a CDS encoding biopolymer transporter ExbD, translating into MNAQSPLAPKVAMSPTKGLSILRPKGKGSHSILVGSLMLTSLIDAFSILVIFLLMNTSNSIQEVELKAMNGMPIASHTDALKKGVILAIENGRYKIGDEIVQPRDLSRRLTEEKSKMEAGQIVAKKAELIIQAARGMSYDDLSPILVAASEASFQSYKLAVVESVR; encoded by the coding sequence ATGAATGCCCAATCGCCTCTGGCCCCGAAAGTCGCCATGTCGCCCACGAAAGGTCTGTCGATCCTGCGCCCCAAAGGCAAGGGCTCGCACTCGATCCTGGTCGGCTCGCTGATGCTGACGTCTTTGATCGACGCCTTCTCGATTCTGGTCATCTTCCTTTTGATGAACACGTCGAACTCGATCCAAGAGGTCGAGCTCAAAGCGATGAACGGCATGCCGATCGCGTCGCACACCGATGCGCTCAAGAAAGGCGTCATCCTCGCCATCGAAAACGGCCGCTATAAAATCGGCGATGAAATCGTTCAGCCCCGCGATCTTTCGCGTCGCCTGACCGAAGAGAAGTCGAAGATGGAAGCCGGCCAGATCGTGGCGAAGAAAGCCGAACTGATCATCCAAGCCGCGCGCGGGATGAGCTACGACGATCTGAGCCCCATCTTGGTCGCCGCTTCGGAAGCGAGCTTCCAGTCCTATAAACTCGCGGTCGTCGAGTCGGTTCGCTAA
- a CDS encoding biopolymer transporter ExbD, which produces MVGGQDNNDGTFELNLIPFIDILSTCICFLLISAVMIQVGGFSLNQATGSNIDASTPPPSVSVEIAASGDVTLMIKDVPGQTTNGRDQIRGIGGRVDANTLNAKVTALKQRYNMLTTVFIMPSSAVKYDDVIKTMQVFRDQKISQVGLVPLKNSI; this is translated from the coding sequence ATGGTCGGCGGACAAGATAATAACGACGGAACATTCGAACTGAACCTGATTCCGTTTATCGACATTCTTTCGACGTGCATCTGCTTCCTGCTCATCAGCGCCGTCATGATCCAGGTCGGCGGGTTCTCGCTGAACCAGGCGACCGGATCGAACATCGACGCTTCGACTCCCCCGCCCTCCGTGTCGGTGGAAATCGCGGCGAGCGGTGATGTGACTCTGATGATCAAAGACGTTCCCGGTCAGACCACCAACGGTCGCGACCAAATCCGCGGTATCGGTGGTCGCGTCGATGCGAACACACTGAACGCGAAAGTCACGGCTTTGAAGCAGCGCTACAATATGCTGACGACCGTTTTCATCATGCCTTCGAGCGCGGTGAAGTACGACGACGTGATCAAAACCATGCAGGTCTTCCGTGACCAGAAGATTTCTCAAGTGGGACTCGTCCCCTTGAAGAACTCGATTTAA